A stretch of Desulfurivibrio alkaliphilus AHT 2 DNA encodes these proteins:
- a CDS encoding ATP-binding protein — protein sequence MIPRHRYRKAISVAIERSPVCALLGPRQCGKTTLARMMAQSYSAHYFDLESEADRRRLQNPELMLGPLSGLVILDEIQIVPELFNSLRVLVDRPDNGARYLILGSASPQIIKGVSETLAGRIEFVDLAGFDLAEIPHGQEERLWLRGGFPRSFLAASEADSLAWREGFIRTFLERDIPQLGISIPAAAMRRFWTMLAHLHGQTWNASELGRSMGLSDKTVRAYLDILTGTYMVRQLQPWHENIGKRQVKAPKIFLRDSGLLHSLLSIDDLSALLGHPRLGASWEGFALEQVLTLVGPDQAWFWATHAGAELDLLIFAGGKRYGVEFKFSEAPKITKSMHSALVDLNLAHLWVVYPGAHSYPVHDRISVVPLGMVEGEIKTF from the coding sequence ATGATCCCCCGCCATCGCTATAGGAAGGCCATCAGCGTCGCCATTGAACGATCTCCGGTCTGCGCCCTGCTTGGCCCCAGGCAGTGCGGCAAGACCACTTTGGCCCGGATGATGGCCCAAAGCTATTCCGCCCACTACTTCGACTTGGAATCGGAAGCGGATCGGCGGCGGCTGCAAAACCCGGAGTTGATGCTGGGGCCGCTGTCCGGGCTGGTCATCTTGGACGAAATTCAAATTGTGCCGGAACTTTTCAACTCCTTGCGGGTGCTGGTTGATCGGCCGGACAATGGGGCTCGCTACCTCATCCTGGGCAGCGCCTCCCCGCAGATTATTAAAGGGGTTTCCGAAACCCTGGCCGGTCGGATCGAATTCGTTGATCTGGCCGGCTTCGATTTGGCCGAGATCCCCCATGGGCAGGAGGAGCGCCTTTGGTTGCGCGGCGGCTTTCCCCGCTCTTTTCTGGCCGCCTCGGAAGCGGATAGCCTGGCCTGGCGGGAAGGCTTTATCCGCACCTTTCTTGAGCGCGATATTCCCCAGTTGGGCATCTCTATTCCGGCAGCGGCCATGCGCCGTTTCTGGACCATGCTGGCCCACCTGCACGGCCAGACCTGGAACGCCTCCGAGTTGGGGCGCTCCATGGGGCTTAGCGACAAAACCGTGCGCGCCTATCTGGATATCCTTACCGGCACCTACATGGTCAGGCAACTGCAGCCCTGGCACGAAAACATCGGCAAGCGCCAAGTAAAAGCCCCCAAAATTTTTCTTCGTGACTCCGGCCTGTTGCACAGCCTGCTCAGTATCGACGATCTTTCCGCGCTGTTGGGGCACCCCCGCCTTGGCGCCTCCTGGGAAGGATTTGCTCTGGAGCAGGTGCTGACTCTGGTTGGCCCGGATCAGGCCTGGTTCTGGGCCACCCATGCCGGCGCGGAGCTGGACCTGCTTATCTTCGCCGGGGGCAAACGCTACGGGGTGGAATTTAAGTTCAGCGAGGCACCCAAAATCACCAAGTCCATGCACAGTGCCTTGGTTGACCTGAACTTGGCCCACCTCTGGGTGGTGTATCCGGGAGCGCACAGTTATCCGGTTCACGACAGGATTTCGGTGGTCCCTTTGGGCATGGTGGAAGGCGAAATAAAAACTTTTTAG
- a CDS encoding flagellin, producing MSLKINTNIAAMNAHNNMQKTSGNLNTSLERLSSGLRINRAADDASGMAIADSLRSQSLGLGQAIRNANDGIAMVQTADGALEESINIVNTIKTKAIQAAQDGQTQESRAAIQADVNRLMEQLDNIARTTAFNNQKLLSGAFTNKAFQIGAYAQETVNFSIASSESTKIGHVTSSQLNFSEAGTSSLSLYSSIENRTYNLNTVDVRYDNSRENSLGAVADEINKLSDQLGITANAVVRTTTDENIEKGQTGVFSINGVNIGSISVQENDADGALVAAINQKSNQHGVFASVDFEGKMTLTSMDGRAISVTADDATRGVLGGTEDMSTLGHIQLTQMGAAEIMVYDRNDLDGDLVSVVGNLRVDTLNVNEEDGMLLNTNSELAAGSRIAANSQISVEFANGYMLDTDVAATDLVLAAGSVLKAGTVIGDGSDLTSAITIEEIDGTTGVITAGSGSVLIGKIDLAANTDIFGKATLSATVDATGDDDVIGAGSVLEVGSDLTVDADGSGITFTSGTIFSQQDYEGLLAAVDAATGGDANASYTGGAYTVLSDGSYQLTENLEITAAAGAGAVAVEHDFANEVVVGSNMTTLDDVTLKLAVGSVLHTDSVIESSALELSRLEVDGASMDIVAGSELATGTIMGAGSEFDDDDDQFVLASDAVVGPNFTLASDTTNSDVAAGSTLTLANSFTLEDGAYTLAAQGEQMTLAQGSRLNTDSEIADGSTLGGTATLLSDAQVRGDGMIVAKGSELNTGSVIKAGTTMTFDLYDGGELVAAAGTVLDNDFVVGADKLTIERNISLAADSVITAHSTLAPSGVLADVAAGEMGDTVLARLSDVDVTSQEGAQQAIAIADAALKSLNKVRADLGSVQNQLTSTISNISVTRVNITAAESGIRDVDFAEEAANFSKFQVLNQAGSFAMAQANATAQNVLSLLQG from the coding sequence ATGAGCTTGAAAATCAACACCAACATCGCGGCAATGAACGCCCACAACAACATGCAGAAGACCAGCGGCAACCTCAACACCTCGCTGGAGCGTCTCTCCTCGGGTCTGCGCATCAACCGCGCCGCCGACGACGCCTCCGGCATGGCCATTGCCGACTCTCTGCGTTCCCAGTCTCTGGGTTTGGGCCAGGCCATCCGGAACGCCAACGACGGTATCGCCATGGTGCAGACCGCCGATGGTGCCCTGGAGGAATCCATCAACATCGTCAACACCATTAAGACCAAAGCCATCCAGGCCGCCCAGGACGGCCAGACCCAGGAATCCCGGGCCGCCATCCAGGCCGATGTCAACCGGCTGATGGAACAGCTCGACAACATCGCCCGGACCACCGCCTTCAACAACCAGAAGCTGCTTAGCGGCGCCTTCACCAACAAGGCCTTCCAGATCGGTGCCTACGCCCAGGAGACGGTAAACTTTTCCATCGCCTCCAGCGAATCCACCAAGATCGGCCATGTTACCTCGTCCCAGTTGAACTTTTCCGAAGCTGGTACCTCTTCGCTGTCGCTTTATTCCAGCATCGAGAACCGCACCTACAACCTCAACACCGTGGATGTGCGTTACGACAACAGCCGGGAGAACTCCCTGGGCGCGGTGGCCGATGAGATCAACAAGCTCAGCGACCAGTTGGGTATCACCGCCAACGCCGTGGTGCGCACCACTACCGACGAGAATATCGAAAAAGGTCAGACCGGCGTGTTTTCCATCAACGGGGTCAATATCGGTTCCATCTCCGTGCAGGAAAATGACGCCGACGGCGCCTTGGTGGCGGCCATTAACCAGAAAAGCAACCAGCACGGCGTTTTCGCCTCCGTTGACTTTGAAGGTAAGATGACCCTGACCTCCATGGACGGCCGGGCCATTTCGGTGACCGCCGATGATGCTACCCGTGGTGTATTGGGCGGTACCGAAGATATGTCCACCCTGGGTCATATTCAGCTTACCCAGATGGGCGCGGCCGAGATCATGGTCTATGACCGCAACGATCTGGACGGCGATCTGGTTTCGGTGGTGGGTAACCTGCGGGTGGATACCCTCAATGTCAACGAAGAAGACGGGATGTTGCTGAACACCAACTCGGAGTTGGCGGCCGGTTCGCGGATTGCCGCCAATTCCCAGATTTCGGTGGAGTTCGCCAATGGATATATGCTGGATACGGATGTCGCCGCGACAGACCTGGTGCTGGCCGCCGGTTCGGTCTTGAAAGCGGGCACGGTGATCGGGGATGGTTCCGATCTGACCAGCGCCATTACCATTGAAGAGATCGACGGCACGACAGGCGTTATCACCGCCGGCAGCGGCTCCGTGTTGATCGGTAAGATCGATTTGGCCGCCAATACGGATATTTTCGGCAAGGCCACCCTCTCGGCAACGGTCGATGCGACCGGGGATGATGATGTGATCGGCGCCGGTTCGGTGTTGGAGGTTGGTAGTGATTTGACCGTTGACGCTGATGGAAGTGGTATCACCTTTACCTCGGGCACCATTTTCAGCCAGCAGGATTATGAAGGTTTGTTGGCTGCGGTTGACGCTGCAACTGGTGGTGATGCTAATGCCAGCTATACCGGGGGTGCCTACACCGTGCTGAGCGATGGCAGCTATCAGTTGACCGAGAACTTGGAGATAACTGCAGCAGCTGGCGCTGGTGCTGTTGCTGTCGAACACGACTTCGCCAACGAGGTGGTAGTCGGCAGCAATATGACCACCCTTGATGATGTAACACTGAAGTTGGCAGTTGGCAGCGTCCTCCATACCGACAGCGTAATTGAAAGCAGCGCATTGGAGCTTTCCAGGCTGGAGGTTGACGGTGCGTCCATGGATATCGTTGCTGGCTCGGAACTTGCGACCGGCACCATCATGGGCGCCGGCTCGGAATTTGACGACGACGACGACCAGTTTGTCCTCGCTTCCGACGCGGTGGTGGGCCCCAACTTCACCTTGGCGTCTGATACCACCAACTCTGATGTTGCGGCCGGCTCCACCCTGACTCTGGCCAACTCCTTCACCCTGGAAGACGGGGCGTACACCCTGGCGGCCCAGGGCGAGCAGATGACCCTGGCGCAGGGTTCGCGGCTCAACACCGACTCGGAGATTGCCGACGGCTCCACCCTGGGCGGCACTGCCACCCTGCTCTCCGATGCCCAGGTACGGGGCGACGGCATGATCGTGGCCAAGGGCTCGGAACTCAACACCGGTTCGGTGATCAAGGCCGGCACCACCATGACCTTCGATCTCTATGACGGTGGCGAACTGGTAGCCGCCGCCGGTACCGTGCTGGACAACGACTTCGTGGTCGGCGCCGACAAGCTGACCATCGAGCGCAATATCAGCCTCGCTGCCGATTCGGTGATCACCGCCCACTCCACCCTGGCGCCCTCCGGTGTACTTGCCGACGTGGCCGCCGGCGAGATGGGCGACACCGTCCTGGCCCGCCTCTCCGACGTTGATGTAACCAGCCAGGAAGGCGCCCAGCAGGCCATTGCCATCGCCGACGCGGCCCTGAAGTCGCTGAACAAGGTCCG
- a CDS encoding ATP-binding protein, protein MAKKRALSEKIDRLLAMFPVVAVIGPRQCGKSTLVQDIRPDWKYYDLERPDDYQLITSDPLGFFSRQTEKTIIDEAQQFPDLFKVLRGVIDQDREEAGRFILTGSSSPEIVKGLAESLAGRIATVELWPFKGSELHERPLAPIYHLLTQKGPDLQALANLQPVLSRQEVDDQWLLGGYPEPRIKGANIPDFHGLWMDEYFSDYIRRDIGQLFPRINRHTFRLFIQSLSFQSGNILNRSEIARALEISSVTVKEYLDILHNTFIWRNLPSYEKNRLKKVQKMPKGFFRDQGILHHLLKIHDLDSLLVHPAAGNSFEAFVIEEIVRGFQCTLTPGLEFHFYRTRDKAEIDLIIDGPFGIIPIEVKLGHQINRRSLTALRNFLADTGADIGIVVNNSEKIEFLADNILQIPARYF, encoded by the coding sequence ATGGCAAAAAAGCGCGCTTTGAGTGAAAAGATCGACCGGTTGCTGGCCATGTTTCCGGTTGTTGCCGTTATCGGGCCCCGCCAGTGCGGCAAGTCCACCCTGGTGCAGGATATTCGCCCCGACTGGAAATATTACGATCTTGAACGGCCGGACGATTATCAACTTATCACTTCCGACCCGCTGGGTTTTTTCAGCCGCCAGACGGAAAAAACCATTATTGACGAAGCCCAGCAGTTTCCCGACCTGTTCAAAGTCCTGCGGGGCGTGATCGACCAAGACCGGGAAGAGGCAGGCAGGTTCATCCTCACCGGCTCAAGTTCTCCGGAGATTGTCAAAGGGCTTGCAGAGAGCCTGGCCGGGCGGATTGCCACCGTTGAACTATGGCCCTTTAAAGGCAGCGAACTGCATGAAAGGCCGCTGGCGCCGATTTACCACCTTCTGACGCAAAAGGGGCCGGACCTCCAGGCGTTGGCGAACCTGCAGCCGGTGCTGAGTCGGCAGGAAGTCGATGATCAATGGCTGTTGGGGGGATACCCGGAGCCGAGAATCAAAGGCGCCAATATCCCGGACTTCCACGGCCTCTGGATGGATGAGTATTTTTCCGACTACATCAGAAGGGACATCGGCCAACTTTTTCCCAGAATCAACCGTCACACTTTTCGTCTGTTTATCCAAAGCCTCTCTTTTCAGTCCGGCAATATCCTGAACCGGTCGGAAATTGCCAGGGCCCTGGAGATAAGCTCCGTCACCGTTAAAGAATACCTGGATATTCTACACAACACCTTTATCTGGCGTAATTTACCCAGTTACGAGAAAAACCGGCTGAAAAAAGTCCAGAAGATGCCCAAGGGGTTTTTTCGGGACCAGGGCATCCTTCATCATTTGTTGAAAATCCACGACCTGGACTCCCTGCTTGTCCACCCCGCCGCCGGCAACTCCTTCGAGGCTTTCGTGATCGAAGAGATCGTCCGGGGATTTCAGTGCACCTTAACCCCGGGGCTGGAGTTTCATTTCTACCGGACAAGGGATAAAGCGGAGATCGACCTGATCATCGACGGCCCCTTCGGCATAATCCCCATCGAAGTAAAACTCGGCCACCAGATTAACCGGAGAAGCCTGACCGCCTTGAGAAACTTTTTGGCGGATACCGGCGCCGATATCGGTATTGTGGTTAACAATTCAGAGAAAATAGAGTTTTTGGCGGACAATATTCTGCAGATCCCCGCCCGCTATTTTTAA
- a CDS encoding Fic family protein — protein MVYLDPKTTNRLDEKLLRLNSYRPLPKAAVRKLKEKFGLEMTYNSNAIEGNSLTLKETFWVISEGLTIKGKPLKDHLEAKSHAEALEYLYEAVDKNRRATFSERLIREFNQIVMRDLDREWAGRYRNSNVIIGGADHLPPEAVEVPRLMRELVDWVRQDRKSLHPVELAALLHHRLAHIHPFFDGNGRTSRLAMNVVLIQAGFPLAVVLKTDRKKYYRTLGEADRGNHGPFVRFIAQAVLRSLDIYLKVLTPDQRAREHFIPLAELAKRSSFSSKYLNLLARAGKLEAHKEGRNWLSSEEALKRYLDGRERKRRKIGV, from the coding sequence ATGGTGTATTTGGACCCAAAAACAACAAACCGTCTTGACGAGAAATTATTACGGTTGAATTCATATCGACCGCTCCCCAAGGCTGCTGTTCGAAAGCTCAAGGAGAAGTTCGGCTTGGAAATGACCTACAATTCCAATGCCATCGAGGGGAACAGCCTGACCCTCAAAGAAACCTTCTGGGTAATAAGCGAAGGCCTGACGATCAAAGGCAAGCCACTCAAGGACCATCTTGAGGCGAAAAGTCACGCTGAGGCCCTGGAGTATTTATACGAAGCGGTGGACAAGAACAGGCGCGCCACGTTTTCCGAGCGACTGATCAGGGAATTCAACCAGATTGTGATGCGCGACCTCGATAGAGAATGGGCCGGCCGGTACCGAAACAGCAATGTAATCATAGGCGGGGCCGATCATCTGCCGCCCGAAGCAGTGGAGGTTCCCCGGTTGATGCGGGAGCTTGTAGATTGGGTGCGGCAAGACAGGAAAAGCCTGCACCCGGTTGAGCTGGCGGCCTTGTTGCACCACCGGCTTGCCCACATTCATCCTTTTTTTGACGGCAACGGCCGGACCTCCAGGCTCGCCATGAATGTTGTCTTGATCCAGGCCGGCTTTCCATTGGCGGTTGTCCTGAAAACCGATCGAAAAAAGTACTACCGGACCCTGGGCGAGGCCGACCGGGGTAACCATGGCCCCTTCGTACGCTTCATTGCCCAGGCGGTGCTTCGATCACTCGATATCTATCTTAAAGTGCTCACACCGGACCAGAGGGCCAGAGAACATTTCATCCCCTTAGCCGAGCTTGCCAAGCGCTCATCGTTTTCTTCCAAGTATCTCAATCTTTTGGCCCGCGCCGGCAAGCTTGAAGCCCACAAGGAGGGGCGCAACTGGCTGTCGTCGGAAGAGGCGCTCAAGAGGTATCTGGACGGCAGAGAGAGAAAGCGGAGAAAAATTGGAGTCTGA